From the Flavobacterium galactosidilyticum genome, one window contains:
- the udk gene encoding uridine kinase, with protein MLIIGIAGGTGSGKTTVVHQIMNELPDAEVGIISQDSYYKENIGLSYDERALINFDHPRAIDFELLVAHLKELKKGNNINQPVYSFVTHNRTDDTVFTHPRKVMIVEGILILANPELRDLFDVKIYVHADSDERLIRRMKRDIAERGRDMSEVLNRYQTTLKPMHEQFIEPTKAFADIIIPNDKYNTVAIDVVRAVINQKIS; from the coding sequence ATGCTCATTATAGGAATTGCAGGTGGTACGGGAAGCGGAAAAACTACCGTTGTACATCAAATCATGAATGAATTACCAGACGCAGAAGTTGGTATAATTTCACAAGACTCATATTACAAAGAAAATATTGGACTTTCTTATGATGAAAGAGCATTAATTAATTTTGATCATCCGCGTGCTATTGATTTTGAATTATTGGTTGCGCATCTTAAGGAATTAAAAAAAGGAAATAATATAAATCAACCCGTTTATTCTTTTGTAACGCACAACAGGACGGACGATACTGTTTTTACACATCCTAGAAAAGTGATGATTGTGGAAGGGATTCTAATTTTGGCAAATCCAGAACTAAGAGATCTTTTTGATGTTAAAATATACGTTCATGCGGATTCTGATGAGCGCTTAATCCGACGTATGAAACGTGATATTGCTGAGCGCGGACGTGATATGAGCGAAGTTTTAAATAGATATCAAACTACTTTAAAACCCATGCATGAGCAGTTTATCGAGCCGACAAAGGCTTTTGCTGATATAATTATTCCAAACGATAAGTACAATACAGTCGCCATTGATGTCGTACGAGCGGTAATCAATCAGAAAATATCGTAA
- a CDS encoding low molecular weight protein-tyrosine-phosphatase: MSIKILMVCLGNICRSPLAEGILASKLPKNKFTVDSAGTGSWHIGNSPDERSISVGKKNKVDISSQRGRQFSTADFDTFDYIYVMDSSNYSHVLELAKTQDHKEKVQMILNDLFPNENVDVPDPYFGLPNGFEIVYNMLDEVCEVISKKLIEKHS, from the coding sequence ATGTCTATTAAAATTTTAATGGTATGTTTAGGAAACATTTGCAGATCTCCTTTAGCCGAAGGAATTCTTGCTTCTAAACTACCTAAAAATAAATTCACTGTGGATTCAGCGGGAACAGGATCATGGCATATAGGTAATTCTCCTGACGAACGCTCTATTAGCGTGGGTAAAAAAAATAAAGTAGATATTTCCAGTCAAAGAGGACGTCAATTCAGTACTGCTGACTTTGATACTTTCGATTATATTTATGTTATGGATAGTTCTAACTACAGCCATGTTTTAGAATTAGCCAAAACTCAAGATCATAAAGAAAAAGTTCAAATGATTTTGAATGATTTGTTTCCAAATGAAAATGTGGATGTTCCCGATCCTTATTTTGGCTTACCTAATGGATTTGAAATTGTGTACAACATGCTTGATGAAGTTTGTGAGGTTATTTCGAAAAAACTAATAGAAAAACATTCCTAA
- the dnaA gene encoding chromosomal replication initiator protein DnaA, whose translation MNKTAQSVWENCLSFIKDNIQDQAYKTWFEPIKSVELTDNALYIQVPSKFFYEWLEEHYVKLLKVALTKELGKNAKLLYKIRMENTYGNKQPFTEQLPSANRVPMKPQEVDAPFKNLNPELKNPFVIPGIRNLKIESQLNANYSFDNFLEGDSNRLARSAGMAVANKPGGTSFNPLLIFGGVGLGKTHLAHAIGVEIKDKYPEKTVLYISAEIFTQQYIDSVKKNNRNDFIHFYQLIDVLIIDDVQFLSGKSGTQDVFFHIFNYLHQNGKQVILTSDKAPVDMQDIEQRLLSRFKWGLSAEIHQPDYETRISILKNILYRDGVEIPDEIIEYVARNIKSNVRELEGAIISLIAQSSFNKKEVTLELAKSVVEKFVKNVKREISIDYIQKIVSDYFQLDLETLQSKTRKRHVVQARQLAMFFAKKFTKASLANIGSQIGDRDHATVLHACKTVDNLVATDKQFKKFVEDIHKKLTL comes from the coding sequence ATGAACAAAACTGCTCAATCAGTATGGGAAAACTGTTTGTCTTTTATTAAAGACAACATCCAGGATCAAGCCTACAAAACGTGGTTTGAACCAATCAAGTCAGTTGAACTTACCGATAACGCATTATACATTCAAGTTCCAAGTAAATTCTTTTACGAATGGTTGGAAGAGCACTACGTAAAATTACTAAAAGTAGCTCTTACGAAAGAACTTGGAAAAAACGCTAAGTTACTTTATAAAATCAGAATGGAAAACACTTATGGCAATAAACAACCGTTCACAGAACAGTTGCCTAGCGCTAATAGAGTTCCTATGAAACCGCAGGAAGTGGATGCTCCTTTTAAAAATTTAAACCCAGAATTAAAAAATCCTTTTGTAATTCCAGGAATTAGAAATTTAAAAATTGAATCTCAGCTAAATGCAAACTATAGTTTTGATAATTTCTTAGAAGGTGATTCTAATAGATTAGCACGTTCTGCAGGCATGGCTGTGGCCAATAAACCTGGTGGAACTTCTTTTAATCCGTTATTAATTTTTGGTGGAGTTGGTCTTGGAAAAACGCACTTGGCACATGCGATTGGTGTGGAAATAAAAGATAAATATCCAGAGAAAACTGTTTTATACATTTCAGCGGAAATTTTCACGCAACAATACATTGATTCTGTAAAGAAAAACAATAGAAATGATTTCATCCATTTCTACCAATTAATAGATGTATTAATTATTGACGACGTTCAGTTCCTTTCAGGAAAATCAGGAACGCAAGATGTATTTTTTCATATTTTTAACTATTTGCATCAAAATGGAAAACAGGTAATACTGACTTCAGACAAAGCTCCTGTTGACATGCAAGACATCGAACAACGTTTACTGTCTCGTTTCAAATGGGGACTGTCTGCGGAAATTCATCAACCAGATTACGAAACTAGAATTTCTATCTTGAAAAATATTCTATATAGAGACGGTGTAGAAATTCCTGATGAAATTATTGAATATGTCGCTCGCAATATCAAATCGAATGTTAGAGAATTAGAAGGAGCAATCATTTCATTAATAGCTCAATCATCTTTTAACAAAAAAGAAGTTACTCTTGAACTTGCAAAAAGCGTAGTTGAAAAATTTGTTAAGAATGTAAAAAGAGAAATTTCGATCGATTACATTCAGAAAATTGTTTCGGATTATTTCCAATTAGATTTAGAGACCTTACAATCTAAAACGAGAAAAAGACACGTTGTACAAGCCAGACAACTAGCTATGTTTTTCGCAAAGAAATTCACTAAAGCATCATTAGCAAATATTGGTTCTCAAATTGGAGATCGCGATCACGCCACCGTATTACATGCTTGTAAAACCGTTGACAATTTAGTGGCAACCGACAAACAATTCAAAAAGTTCGTTGAAGATATCCATAAAAAATTAACGCTATAA
- a CDS encoding SDR family oxidoreductase: MSYTDKMLRDDALKGKVIVVTGGGSGLGKAMTKYFLELGAQVAITSRDLEKLKNTAKELEAETGGTCLPIQCDVRHYEEVENMLRHVLKAYGKVDILLNNAAGNFISPTERLSANAFDTVIDIVLKGTKNCTLAFGKHWIDTKQKSSTVLNIVTTYAWTGSAYVVPSATAKAGVLAMTRSLAVEWAKYGIRTNAIAPGPFPTKGAWDRLLPGDLAEKFDMAKKVPVQRVGDHQELANLAAYLVSDFSAYVNGEVVVIDGGEWLKGAGQFNLLEAIPEELWDQLEMMIKAKKNK; the protein is encoded by the coding sequence ATGAGTTATACAGATAAAATGTTACGCGATGATGCTCTTAAAGGCAAAGTAATAGTGGTAACTGGCGGCGGAAGTGGGTTAGGAAAAGCAATGACTAAATATTTCTTAGAACTAGGCGCTCAAGTTGCAATAACATCAAGAGATTTAGAAAAACTTAAAAATACGGCAAAAGAACTGGAAGCAGAAACTGGCGGAACATGTCTTCCTATTCAATGTGACGTACGTCATTACGAAGAAGTTGAAAACATGCTACGACATGTTTTAAAAGCCTACGGAAAAGTAGATATTTTACTTAACAATGCGGCAGGAAACTTCATTTCTCCCACTGAAAGACTGTCTGCAAATGCATTTGATACTGTGATTGATATTGTGCTAAAAGGAACTAAAAATTGTACACTTGCTTTTGGAAAACATTGGATAGATACTAAACAAAAATCTTCTACTGTTTTAAACATTGTTACAACTTATGCTTGGACGGGTTCTGCTTATGTAGTGCCAAGCGCCACTGCAAAAGCAGGAGTTCTAGCTATGACACGAAGTCTAGCTGTTGAATGGGCAAAATACGGCATTCGCACCAATGCGATTGCTCCAGGACCATTCCCAACAAAAGGAGCATGGGATCGATTACTTCCAGGTGATTTAGCTGAAAAATTTGATATGGCTAAGAAAGTTCCAGTGCAACGTGTGGGTGATCATCAGGAACTAGCCAATTTAGCGGCTTATTTAGTTTCTGATTTTTCTGCTTATGTCAATGGCGAAGTAGTTGTTATTGATGGCGGCGAATGGCTAAAAGGTGCTGGACAATTCAATTTGCTGGAAGCAATACCAGAAGAACTTTGGGACCAACTCGAAATGATGATTAAAGCAAAAAAGAATAAATAA
- a CDS encoding SAM-dependent methyltransferase, translated as MKTNTSLGKLYLIPTTMGDCEPMDVLPQTIKRCIDLIDYYVVENDKTARKSIKGVSPEKKQSELKLFVLNKHTEAKEHLDFIKPLLEGHNMGLMSEAGCPGVADPGAVIVKIAHDRGIQVIPLVGPSSILLAMMASGMNGQSFTFHGYLPIEKDEKKASFKTLERISFEKNQSQIFIETPYRNNKLLEDLIQTLHPETHLCIATDITLPTEYIKTKKIAAWKKEIIDLHKRPTIFIIHKM; from the coding sequence ATGAAAACAAATACTTCTTTAGGAAAACTGTATTTAATCCCTACAACTATGGGTGATTGCGAACCAATGGATGTACTACCACAGACCATAAAAAGATGTATTGATCTTATTGATTATTATGTTGTTGAAAATGACAAAACAGCTAGAAAATCTATAAAAGGCGTTAGTCCTGAAAAGAAACAATCAGAGTTGAAACTTTTTGTTTTAAACAAACACACAGAAGCTAAAGAACATTTAGACTTTATAAAACCTTTGCTAGAAGGACATAATATGGGTTTAATGAGTGAAGCAGGATGTCCTGGAGTCGCTGATCCTGGTGCTGTAATTGTTAAAATAGCTCATGACAGAGGAATACAAGTGATTCCTTTAGTTGGGCCTTCTTCTATTCTCTTAGCCATGATGGCATCAGGAATGAACGGACAAAGCTTTACTTTTCATGGTTACTTACCTATCGAAAAAGACGAAAAGAAAGCTAGTTTTAAAACATTAGAAAGAATCTCGTTTGAAAAAAATCAGTCTCAAATTTTCATTGAAACACCGTATCGTAACAATAAACTTCTAGAAGATTTAATCCAAACATTACATCCTGAAACACATTTATGTATCGCAACCGATATTACTTTACCAACTGAATATATAAAGACTAAAAAAATTGCGGCTTGGAAGAAAGAAATTATCGATTTACACAAACGTCCTACAATTTTTATTATTCACAAAATGTAG
- a CDS encoding FtsB family cell division protein produces MKNPYKNKPWFKFLSNKYVWVLCFFFTWMIFLDNYSYFDHRILDQQIEDLEDNATYYKEEIKKDQQNIKQLKNSEQIEKYAREKYYMKKDSEDIYIIEFEGDTIEKQ; encoded by the coding sequence ATGAAAAATCCATATAAAAACAAACCTTGGTTTAAATTCTTAAGTAACAAATACGTTTGGGTGTTGTGTTTCTTTTTTACGTGGATGATTTTTTTAGATAATTATTCCTATTTCGACCACCGTATTTTAGATCAACAAATTGAAGATTTAGAGGACAATGCTACTTATTACAAAGAAGAAATAAAAAAAGACCAACAGAATATCAAACAACTGAAAAACTCTGAACAAATAGAAAAATACGCTCGCGAAAAATACTACATGAAAAAAGATAGCGAAGACATCTATATCATCGAGTTTGAAGGCGATACAATTGAAAAACAATAA
- a CDS encoding YceI family protein produces the protein MSATKWVIDPTHSEIGFKVKHMMFTNVSGKFSKFDATIESENNDFENATIEFTGAVDSITTGNADRDTHLLSVDFFDAAQFPELKFSATSFTKVNEGEYELVGDLTLHGVTKSVKLSAEYSGLLTDPWGNAKIAFSLDGKINRKDWGLNWNSVLETGGVLVGEEVRLLIELQFIKQ, from the coding sequence ATGTCAGCAACAAAATGGGTAATTGACCCAACACACTCAGAAATTGGTTTTAAAGTGAAACATATGATGTTCACAAATGTTTCAGGTAAATTTTCAAAATTCGACGCAACGATTGAATCTGAAAACAACGATTTTGAAAATGCAACGATTGAATTTACTGGAGCAGTTGATTCTATAACAACAGGAAATGCTGATAGAGACACGCATTTATTGAGCGTAGATTTTTTTGATGCAGCACAGTTTCCAGAACTTAAATTTAGCGCTACTTCTTTTACTAAAGTTAATGAAGGTGAATATGAATTGGTAGGCGATTTAACTTTGCATGGTGTTACAAAATCAGTAAAATTATCGGCAGAATATAGTGGATTGCTGACAGATCCTTGGGGAAATGCAAAGATAGCATTTTCATTAGATGGTAAAATTAACAGAAAAGATTGGGGATTAAACTGGAATTCAGTACTTGAAACTGGAGGAGTTTTAGTAGGTGAAGAAGTGCGTTTGCTTATCGAACTGCAATTTATAAAGCAATAA
- a CDS encoding pirin family protein — protein MENNETIIDQAIANHILHKANTRGHANHGWLESYHTFSFANYQNQERMNFGVLRVLNDDKVNQGMGFGKHPHDNMEIISIPLEGDLEHHDSMGNTTVIKEGDIQVMSAGTGIFHSEKNKNNDQLVKFLQIWIYPNKKNVTPRYDQISLDLKDRHNKLQQILSPDPEDEGVWIHQDVWFHIGKFENEFSTSYELKKSGNGIYAFVLKGDFRIGNIVVKERDGLGIRDTDTIKITANSADAEILLMEVPMQF, from the coding sequence ATGGAGAATAATGAAACTATAATAGACCAAGCAATTGCAAATCATATTTTGCATAAAGCAAATACTCGTGGTCATGCCAATCATGGCTGGTTAGAATCCTACCACACTTTTAGTTTTGCGAATTATCAAAATCAAGAGCGTATGAATTTTGGTGTTTTGAGAGTCCTTAACGATGATAAAGTTAATCAAGGAATGGGTTTTGGAAAACATCCGCATGATAACATGGAGATTATTTCTATTCCGCTTGAGGGAGATTTAGAACATCACGATAGTATGGGAAATACTACTGTAATCAAGGAAGGCGATATTCAGGTTATGAGTGCTGGTACAGGAATATTTCACAGTGAGAAAAATAAGAATAATGATCAATTAGTGAAATTTTTACAAATTTGGATTTATCCAAATAAAAAAAATGTAACGCCACGTTATGACCAAATTAGTTTAGATTTAAAAGACCGCCATAATAAATTACAGCAAATTTTATCGCCAGATCCAGAAGATGAAGGGGTTTGGATTCATCAGGATGTTTGGTTTCATATTGGTAAATTCGAAAATGAATTTTCTACTTCTTATGAATTAAAAAAATCAGGAAATGGAATTTACGCTTTTGTTTTAAAAGGGGATTTTAGGATTGGAAACATCGTCGTAAAAGAGCGTGATGGATTAGGAATAAGGGATACTGATACTATTAAAATTACTGCTAATTCAGCTGATGCCGAAATCTTATTGATGGAAGTGCCGATGCAATTCTAA
- a CDS encoding Crp/Fnr family transcriptional regulator, with amino-acid sequence MYSQINTNIGRYVSFTSTELDTFNSLLEYKTVPKKTILIQEGEMCNFEAFVIKGCVRKYYIDANGFEVILQFAIENAWISDISFSIYEENPSRVYIETLEDCEFFMFNPETKEELFRKAPRFERAFRILMQRSLSVTQDRLFNTISKTATEKYIEFLEHYPALPQRVAQHYIASYLGISAEFLSKIRTKIAKQ; translated from the coding sequence TTGTATTCGCAAATCAATACCAACATAGGACGATATGTCTCTTTTACCTCTACTGAATTAGATACTTTTAATTCTTTATTGGAGTATAAAACGGTTCCAAAGAAAACCATTTTGATTCAAGAAGGAGAAATGTGCAACTTTGAGGCTTTTGTTATCAAAGGCTGTGTGCGAAAGTATTATATTGATGCCAATGGTTTTGAAGTTATTCTTCAATTTGCCATTGAAAATGCGTGGATTAGTGATATTTCGTTTAGTATTTATGAAGAAAACCCAAGTCGAGTTTACATCGAAACTTTAGAAGATTGTGAGTTCTTTATGTTTAATCCTGAAACGAAGGAAGAATTATTCCGCAAAGCACCAAGGTTTGAACGTGCTTTTCGAATTTTAATGCAACGTAGTTTATCCGTTACTCAAGATCGTCTATTTAACACTATTTCTAAAACTGCCACGGAGAAATATATTGAGTTTTTAGAGCATTACCCAGCGCTTCCGCAACGTGTTGCTCAACATTATATCGCATCCTATTTAGGTATTTCAGCTGAATTTTTAAGTAAAATAAGAACAAAAATCGCAAAACAGTAA
- a CDS encoding methylmalonyl-CoA mutase subunit beta, producing MAATLFDDFNPISSKQWKQKIQFELKGADYSETLVWNSAEDIQVKPFYHKDENNKRYSNNTKATEFKICQNIFVYDVEKSIERAVNTLSRGADSIRFSIENDSIDVIRLLENLPLNDCTVYFNLSFLSIDFVKKIDAFATKNNTTIFCNLDPIGQLAKDGNWFTTKEKNNFETLNLLSKQTKSVSLLSINAALYQNAGANLVQQIAYSLGQANEYFNRIESINKPIVFEVAVGTNYFFEIAKLRALRLLFNLIAKEYNHTLDCNIIVSPTKRNKTLYDYNVNMLRTTTECMSAIIGGANAIANLPYDALYHKDNEFGDRIARNQLLILKNESYFDKVNNPADGSYYIETLTNQLAEKSLALFKDMERNGGFLKQLSEGIIKRKIQESAHTEQSLFDSGKEILLGTNKHPNKQDKMKHDLELFPFVKQNPRKTLIKPIIEKRLAEKLEQERLNLE from the coding sequence ATGGCTGCTACTCTTTTCGATGATTTCAACCCCATTTCTTCCAAACAGTGGAAACAAAAAATTCAATTTGAACTAAAGGGAGCTGACTATAGTGAAACCTTAGTGTGGAATTCTGCAGAGGATATTCAGGTTAAACCTTTCTACCATAAAGATGAAAATAATAAGAGATATTCCAATAACACAAAGGCAACCGAATTTAAAATTTGCCAAAATATATTTGTCTATGATGTTGAAAAATCTATAGAAAGAGCCGTAAACACACTTAGTCGAGGTGCTGATAGTATTCGTTTTTCAATAGAAAACGATTCAATTGATGTGATACGTTTGTTAGAGAATTTACCATTAAACGATTGTACTGTTTATTTTAATCTAAGCTTTTTATCAATCGATTTCGTTAAAAAGATAGATGCATTTGCAACAAAAAACAATACAACAATTTTTTGTAATCTAGATCCAATAGGTCAATTAGCAAAAGATGGAAACTGGTTTACTACTAAAGAAAAAAATAATTTCGAAACACTAAATTTACTTTCAAAGCAAACAAAATCAGTTTCTTTACTAAGTATTAACGCCGCTTTGTATCAAAATGCAGGAGCAAATCTAGTTCAACAAATTGCTTATAGCTTAGGACAAGCGAATGAATATTTCAACAGAATTGAATCTATCAACAAACCTATCGTTTTTGAAGTAGCAGTTGGTACTAATTATTTTTTTGAGATTGCAAAATTACGTGCGTTACGACTTTTATTTAATCTCATCGCAAAAGAATACAACCATACTTTAGATTGTAATATCATTGTTTCGCCTACAAAACGAAACAAAACATTATACGATTATAATGTAAATATGTTGCGTACTACAACCGAATGTATGAGTGCTATTATAGGTGGCGCAAATGCTATTGCTAACTTACCTTACGATGCCTTATACCATAAAGACAATGAATTTGGAGATAGAATTGCTAGAAATCAATTACTGATCTTAAAAAATGAAAGCTACTTTGACAAAGTGAATAATCCAGCTGATGGAAGTTACTACATAGAAACTCTAACGAATCAACTAGCCGAAAAATCGCTTGCTTTATTCAAAGATATGGAGCGTAATGGCGGCTTTCTGAAGCAATTGAGCGAAGGAATTATCAAGAGAAAAATCCAAGAAAGCGCACATACTGAGCAAAGCTTATTCGATTCAGGGAAAGAAATTTTGTTGGGAACAAACAAGCATCCTAATAAACAAGACAAAATGAAGCATGATTTAGAATTGTTTCCTTTTGTAAAACAAAATCCTAGAAAAACATTGATCAAACCAATAATCGAAAAACGTTTGGCTGAAAAATTAGAACAGGAACGATTGAATCTTGAGTAA
- the scpA gene encoding methylmalonyl-CoA mutase, translated as MRKDIQHIKLDEAEDKSVRSDEKSFLTAENIELKQTYSEQDIDNLNHLDFGAGFAPNLRGPYATMYVRRPWTVRQYAGFSTAEESNAFYRRNLAAGQKGLSIAFDLPTHRGYDSDHERVVGDVGKAGVAIDSVEDMKVLFDQIPLDEMSVSMTMNGAVLPIMAFYIVAAEEQGVKPELLSGTIQNDILKEFMVRNTYIYPPTPSMKIIADIFEYTSKKMPKFNSISISGYHMQEAGATADIELAYTLADGLEYIRTGLATGMKIDEFAPRLSFFWAIGMNHFMEIAKMRAGRMIWAKLVKQFEPKDDKSLALRTHCQTSGWSLTEQDPFNNVARTCIEAAAAAFGGTQSLHTNALDEAIALPTDFSARIARNTQLYLQEETKITKTVDPWAGSYYVESLTNEIAENAWKLIEEVEELGGMTKAIESGIPKLRIEEAAARKQARIDSGQDIIVGVNQYRLEKEDPLQILDVDNQMVRKQQLEQLDRIKATRDSKKVKNSLDKLIICAQTGKGNLLEIAVEAARNRTTLGEISDALETVFGRYKAQIKSFSGVYSKEIKDDKSFEKAKQMADEFAKQEGRRPRIMIAKMGQDGHDRGAKVVATGYADVGFDVDIGPLFQTPVEAAKQAVENDVHILGVSSLAAGHKTLVPQVIAELKKYGREDIMVVVGGVIPAQDYQFLFDAGAVAVFGPGTKISEAAIKILEILMGSFE; from the coding sequence ATGAGAAAAGACATACAACATATAAAACTAGATGAGGCTGAAGATAAATCAGTACGTTCAGACGAAAAAAGTTTTCTAACCGCTGAAAATATTGAACTGAAACAAACCTACTCTGAACAGGACATTGACAATCTTAATCATCTTGATTTTGGAGCTGGCTTTGCGCCAAATTTACGCGGTCCTTACGCAACGATGTATGTTCGTAGACCTTGGACTGTTCGTCAATATGCTGGATTTTCGACAGCTGAAGAAAGTAATGCATTTTACAGAAGAAACTTAGCTGCAGGACAAAAAGGACTTTCTATAGCTTTTGATTTACCTACCCATCGTGGTTACGATTCGGATCACGAACGCGTTGTAGGTGATGTTGGAAAAGCAGGAGTTGCAATAGACTCTGTGGAAGATATGAAAGTATTATTCGACCAAATTCCTTTGGATGAAATGTCCGTTTCGATGACGATGAATGGAGCTGTATTACCAATTATGGCTTTCTATATTGTCGCGGCAGAAGAACAAGGCGTAAAACCGGAATTGCTTTCTGGAACGATACAAAATGACATTCTGAAAGAGTTTATGGTGCGAAATACGTATATATACCCACCTACTCCTTCGATGAAAATCATTGCTGATATATTTGAATATACTAGCAAAAAAATGCCAAAATTCAATTCTATTTCTATTTCTGGCTACCACATGCAAGAAGCTGGAGCGACTGCTGACATTGAGTTAGCTTACACTCTTGCCGATGGTTTGGAATATATAAGAACAGGATTAGCAACAGGAATGAAAATTGACGAGTTTGCGCCAAGATTATCATTTTTCTGGGCTATTGGAATGAACCATTTTATGGAAATTGCCAAAATGCGTGCTGGAAGAATGATATGGGCTAAACTAGTCAAACAATTCGAACCAAAAGATGATAAATCATTAGCCTTACGCACGCACTGTCAAACGTCAGGTTGGAGTTTAACGGAGCAAGATCCGTTTAATAACGTGGCACGAACATGTATTGAAGCTGCAGCAGCCGCTTTTGGAGGAACACAATCACTACACACTAATGCTTTAGACGAAGCAATAGCGTTACCAACAGATTTTTCGGCTAGAATAGCTAGAAATACACAATTGTATTTACAAGAAGAAACAAAAATAACCAAAACAGTCGATCCTTGGGCTGGAAGTTACTATGTAGAAAGTTTGACTAATGAAATAGCTGAAAATGCTTGGAAACTTATCGAAGAAGTAGAAGAATTGGGTGGAATGACCAAAGCTATTGAATCTGGGATTCCAAAATTACGTATTGAAGAAGCAGCAGCAAGAAAACAAGCAAGAATTGATAGTGGACAGGATATTATCGTTGGCGTGAATCAATATCGTTTAGAAAAAGAAGATCCTTTACAAATATTAGATGTGGACAACCAAATGGTTCGCAAGCAACAATTAGAACAGCTAGATCGCATTAAAGCTACTAGAGATTCTAAAAAAGTTAAAAACTCTTTAGACAAATTAATTATTTGTGCTCAAACTGGAAAAGGAAACTTACTTGAAATAGCTGTTGAAGCGGCTAGAAACAGAACTACATTAGGAGAAATCAGCGATGCATTAGAAACAGTTTTTGGACGATATAAAGCACAAATTAAATCTTTTAGCGGTGTGTATAGTAAAGAAATAAAAGACGACAAAAGTTTTGAAAAAGCAAAACAAATGGCAGATGAATTTGCCAAACAAGAAGGGCGCAGACCGCGCATCATGATTGCAAAAATGGGGCAAGATGGTCACGATCGCGGAGCCAAGGTTGTAGCAACTGGTTACGCTGATGTAGGCTTTGATGTTGACATAGGTCCGCTTTTTCAAACGCCAGTAGAAGCAGCTAAACAAGCGGTAGAGAATGACGTTCATATCTTAGGCGTTTCATCGCTTGCTGCTGGACATAAAACATTAGTTCCCCAAGTAATTGCTGAACTTAAAAAATATGGCAGAGAAGACATTATGGTTGTTGTAGGCGGAGTTATTCCTGCACAGGATTACCAGTTTTTGTTTGATGCTGGTGCTGTGGCTGTTTTTGGACCTGGAACAAAAATTAGTGAAGCTGCTATTAAAATTCTTGAGATATTAATGGGAAGTTTCGAGTAG